A part of Lutra lutra chromosome 2, mLutLut1.2, whole genome shotgun sequence genomic DNA contains:
- the LOC125094063 gene encoding serine protease 52-like, which produces KGPQATTSPDLSPLAPGSGVAEHRPRGPRALREPLAGPELPRTTASGGSSVQPVLSEHGYGLITTDIREGQTFYYAEDYHQQYLSKNPDGYCALGGTGVSCLLCVTVQKVTCGQRKSSRPEKSETLEIVGGEPADITDFPWQVSILHRRRHICGGSILSRWWILTAAHCFINRHKSDLEIIHSERSTGTKKSKRMKVDKLITHPYFDSWLLDNDIALLLLKSPLKLDAEKVPICLSEVTDIESWRNCWVTGWGITVPMKSMSQQLNKVSLDLVKWETCSSVMYVLTRNMLCARNAEEGKDACQGDSGGPLVCQKKNNESIWYQLGIVSWGEGCGQKEKPGVYTKVSNYLLWINTETTLSGRPYMHEPDSGYSLLQSPWAILLLYFVILLLHL; this is translated from the exons AAAGGCCCCCAGGCCACGACCTCCCCTGACCTCAGTCCCCTGGCTCCCGGGTCTGGAGTGGCAGAGCACAGACCCAGGGGACCCCGTGCTCTCCGAGAACCCCTGGCAGGGCCCGAGCTCCCTAGAACCACAGCGAGCGGGGGCTCCTCGGTCCAGCCT GTTCTTTCGGAGCACGGCTATGGCCTGATCACGACCGACATTCGGGAGGGACAAACCTTCTACTACGCGGAGGATTACCATCAACAGTACCTGAGCAAGAACCCCGATGGGTACTGCGCCCTCGGGGGCACCGGAGTGTCCTGTCTGCTGTGTGTTACGGTCCAAAAAG TGACCTGTGGCCAAAGAAAAAGTAGCAGGCCTGAGAAGTCAGAAACTTTGGAAATCGTAGGCGGGGAACCTGCAGACATTACAGATTTTCCATGGCAGGTGAGTATTCTTCACCGCAGGAGACATATCTGCGGAGGATCGATCCTCAGCAGGTGGTGGATTTTAACTGCGGCCCACTGCTTCATAAACAGACATAA ATCTGACTTGGAGATTATACATAGTGAAAGAAGCACTGGCACCAAGAAATCGAAGAGGATGAAAGTGGACAAGCTAATTACTCACCCTTATTTTGACAGCTGGCTCTTGGATAATGACATTGCTTTGCTCTTGCTCAAATCTCCATTGAAGTTGGATGCCGAGAAAGTGCCCATCTGCCTTTCAGAGGTCACTGACATAGAGAGCTGGAGAAATTGCTGGGTGACTGGATGGGGTATTACCG TTCCTATGAAAAGTATGAGTCAACAGCTAAACAAAGTCAGCCTCGACCTGGTCAAATGGGAAACATGCTCCTCTGTTATGTATGTGCTCACCAGGAACATGCTGTGTGCTAGGAATGCTGAAGAAGGGAAGGACGCCTGCCAG GGTGACAGTGGGGGACCTCTGGtttgccagaaaaaaaacaaCGAAAGCATATGGTACCAGCTGGGCATTGTCAGCTGGGGAGAGGGCTGTGGCCAGAAGGAAAAGCCTGGGGTGTATACAAAGGTGTCTAATTATCTGTTATGGATTAACACGGAGACCACGCTCTCAGGAAGGCCCTATATGCATGAGCCAGACTCTGGGTACAGTTTGCTTCAATCACCCTGGGCCATCTTGTTACTGTATTTTGTGATACTTCTATTACACCTGTGA